A stretch of the Leishmania infantum JPCM5 genome chromosome 30 genome encodes the following:
- a CDS encoding UV excision repair RAD23-like protein, giving the protein MKVILKTITGKQHEVDVEATSTILDVKRLLEDEYEPASLRLCFNGAVLEDSRMLADAGVKDNDSLVLAGRKRKIPKPPAPQTAEPPKTEAAPESSAPASSATPPAAMPTPALTTTTPATSAATVDPPAPAVPASAAAPSAPVASTTPAASAVPAASAASATNTYGVSLNLIDEVASMGFEDRNQIALALRAAFMNVERAVEYLFEGIPPHLVEELTPFSALTAPAAAPGASNPSASSAAAAVPASDSPAPAVAPSTAESEMRAALSRIPQFDEIRILYNQNTDTLPVVMQQIALRHPAVYEQIERDPEVFLSIMGESGQPGSASAPAGPAALSTAQAVVGDAEESSFMNQLQSGLELTAEDRTAVQQLVELGGGMWDEQSAVLVYLATQRNQEVAASVLFEHGGVPAELLAEIATQMVDEEAEDYEDEQ; this is encoded by the coding sequence atGAAAGTCATTCTCAAAACAATTACTGGAAAACAGCACGAGGTGGATGTGGAGGCGACCTCGACCATTCTCGATGTTAAGAGGttgctggaggacgagtaCGAGCCAGCGTCGTTGCGACTGTGCTTCAAtggcgccgtgctggaggacAGCAGGATGCTGGCGGATGCTGGAGTCAAAGACAACGACTCGCTTGTGCTCGCCGGGCGCAAGCGAAAGATTCCGaagccgccagcaccgcaaACGGCGGAGCCACCAaagacggaggcggcgcctgAGAGTAGCGCACCTGCATCTTCTGCtacgccgccagcggcgatgcCCACGCCTGCTTTGACCACAACGACCcccgccacctccgctgccactgtTGACCCACCAGCACCCGCTGTTCCTGcttccgctgcagctccttccGCTCCTGTCGCTTCTACGACCCCAGCGGCCTCTGCTGTTCctgctgcgtctgctgcCTCCGCAACTAACACGTATGGCGTGTCCCTCAACCTGATCGACGAGGTGGCGTCGATGGGCTTCGAGGACCGCAATCAAATTGCTTTGGCGTTGCGCGCCGCTTTCATGAACGTCGAACGCGCCGTGGAGTACCTTTTCGAAGGCATCCCACCTCACCTTGTGGAGGAGCTCACGCCCTTCAGTGCTCTTaccgcacccgcagcggcTCCGGGAGCATCGAATCCGTCCGCGTcttctgcagccgcggccgtACCGGCGTCGGActctccagcgcctgcagtCGCGCCATCCACCGCCGAGTCGGAgatgcgcgccgccctctcgCGCATCCCGCAGTTTGATGAAATCCGTATCCTGTACAACCAAAACACGGACACGCTGCCAGTGGTGATGCAGCAGATTGCGCTGCGTCACCCGGCTGTATACGAGCAGATTGAGCGCGATCCGGAGGTATTCCTATCTATCATGGGTGAGTCAGGGCAGCCGGGCAGTGCGAGCGCTCCGGCCGGGCCCGCCGCGCTGTCGACAGCACAGGCTGTCGTGGGTGACGCGGAAGAAAGCAGCTTCATGAATCAGCTGCAGAGCGGGCTCGAGTTGACTGCTGAGGATcgcacggcggtgcagcagctcgtcgaGTTAGGTGGTGGCATGTGGGACGAACAGAGCGCTGTGCTAGTCTACCTTGCTACCCAGCGCAATCaagaggtggcggcgagtGTCTTGTTCGAGCACGGCGGTGTTccggcagagctgctggcggagaTTGCCACCCAAATggtcgacgaggaggcggaggactACGAGGATGAGCAATga
- a CDS encoding putative serine/threonine phosphatase: MASLWKKSLSLLLSAALIIAAFAVALSAEARRLVAVGDLHGDYEQSVSVLRLARLIDNRNHWIGEDALLVQLGDILDVGPDDILIVRLLMRLQQEAHAKGGDVIGLLGNHELRNFRGDYKAVDKASLAASGGQKGRDVLLSNATDLGRYLRTRKAIFHYGPFLFMHGGFSTATAGMITSLSKVEEFNSELTKALMNGTISPLARGGLDLTEDDVDDVANPILVRSILNVKCNALSKVLDKKFPGIQSVVVGHVPHDPRDFDGWRLCGGRIIDIDFGMSRWKKGDPGHVAALEIEEATWHVQLIETSTASSSVSGTHAPFQDSVATYYLVSFTALIVVCVVSVLLAAYYLPLCSGAAREPLLKAGTNYYGTV; this comes from the coding sequence ATGGCATCGCTGTGGAAGAAATCGCTGTCTCTGCTGCTGTCAGCAGCACTCATCATCGCAGCCTTCGCGGTCGCTCTGAGTGCTGAAGCGCGCCGCCTTGTCGCCGTTGGGGACCTGCACGGCGACTACGAGCAGAGCGTCTCCGTCTTGCGTCTTGCGCGTCTCATCGACAACCGCAATCACTGGATCGGTGAGGATGCGCTCCTGGTCCAGCTGGGTGACATTCTTGATGTCGGCCCCGACGATATTCTCATTGTGCGCCTGCTGATgaggctgcagcaggaggccCACGCCAAAGGGGGCGATGTAATTGGGTTGTTGGGCAACCACGAGCTGCGCAACTTCCGAGGGGACTACAAGGCGGTGGACAAGGCGAGCCTTGCCGCTAGTGGTGGACAGAAAGGCCGTGACGTGCTTCTGTCCAACGCGACAGACCTTGGCAGATACCTGCGAACTCGCAAGGCAATCTTTCACTACGGCCCGTTTCTCTTCATGCACGGAGGCTTCTCCACGGCGACGGCCGGCATGATCACGAGCCTCAGCAAGGTCGAGGAGTTCAATTCGGAGCTCACCAAGGCGCTGATGAACGGCACCATCTCACCTCTGGCGCGAGGCGGACTGGACCTGACTGAGGACGATGTGGACGACGTCGCCAACCCTATTCTCGTACGCAGCATCTTGAATGTCAAGTGCAACGCACTGAGCAAGGTGCTCGACAAGAAGTTCCCGGGCATCCAGTCTGTCGTCGTGGGCCACGTCCCACATGACCCACGCGACTTCGACGGCTGGCGGCTTTGCGGGGGCCGGATCATCGACATCGACTTCGGCATGTCGCGCTGGAAGAAGGGAGACCCAGGgcacgtggcggcgctggagatCGAGGAAGCCACGTGGCATGTGCAGCTTATCGAGACGTCCACCGCATCCAGCTCGGTCTCGGGTACGCACGCACCCTTCCAGGATTCCGTGGCGACCTATTACCTAGTAAGTTTCACCGCGCTCATTGTGGTGTGCGTTGTCAGCGTCTTGCTTGCGGCGTACTATTTGCCGTTGTGCTCCGGTGCGGCACGGGAGCCGCTACTGAAAGCGGGCACGAATTATTACGGCACGGTGTAG